One part of the Mariniblastus fucicola genome encodes these proteins:
- a CDS encoding tyrosine-protein kinase family protein, which translates to MTQDIAEHLRKLTSRNGRYWLRDSRNNVAAETTASEDLPFRSVATGSNRVSERPSTHESIVVSIPNVADVSPTTPATPQSQAAQTATAAVEQSIQSTAQLPSAEYQMGTRTRVVAPLPNLHPVQPAANAAANVAAAPTVMPTIPQIDQLQTGHAGPAASMVDSVTEMAAAQVAAKVQAKANAPASLESQTQEAIQTATQRPTPTLVSAEKVLNLDLQELAPPAKAPVAPTPSAAPFDLGKPSPKGKIERTEGPHRGETDDAVAAARATQTQETKDSIAKIADEVIARFPVASSSIVMIAGSQASLHSDETCARVAAELASRGLGRVLLVDSDFNGRRLTKASGMSAQGGLSEVMNIAYPWRDAVLKSGSSKLDFMAAGSCPHKRWTPKSQLREAIAEIRSEYQFVCVSVGDAHSSASSLWSEMSDGAFLVVSATQSCDAVAESAVSQMRDDGARLVGCIVADVVPGVQ; encoded by the coding sequence ATGACACAAGACATCGCAGAACATTTAAGAAAGCTCACCAGCCGCAACGGGCGGTACTGGCTTCGTGACTCTCGCAACAACGTCGCAGCGGAAACGACCGCCAGCGAGGATTTGCCGTTTCGATCAGTCGCGACCGGTTCGAACCGCGTTTCGGAACGACCGTCGACTCACGAAAGTATCGTCGTCTCGATACCGAACGTGGCGGATGTGAGCCCGACGACTCCGGCGACACCGCAATCGCAAGCGGCACAAACTGCGACTGCGGCCGTTGAGCAATCAATTCAATCGACGGCTCAGTTGCCTTCGGCCGAATATCAGATGGGTACGCGGACTCGAGTTGTTGCGCCCCTACCGAACCTACACCCAGTGCAGCCTGCGGCCAACGCAGCAGCCAACGTTGCGGCCGCGCCGACTGTCATGCCAACGATCCCTCAGATCGATCAGCTGCAAACCGGACATGCCGGACCAGCAGCGTCGATGGTCGATTCGGTGACTGAGATGGCGGCGGCACAAGTCGCAGCCAAAGTTCAAGCGAAAGCCAACGCTCCGGCTTCTCTTGAATCGCAAACGCAAGAAGCGATCCAAACAGCGACGCAGCGGCCAACACCGACTTTGGTTTCAGCAGAAAAGGTGTTGAACCTTGATCTGCAAGAACTCGCACCGCCTGCCAAAGCTCCAGTTGCTCCGACGCCGTCTGCTGCACCATTCGATTTGGGAAAGCCGTCTCCCAAGGGGAAAATTGAGCGAACCGAAGGGCCTCATCGTGGCGAAACCGATGACGCTGTTGCGGCGGCTCGTGCGACACAAACGCAGGAAACCAAGGACTCGATTGCGAAGATCGCTGACGAAGTCATTGCTCGATTCCCTGTCGCGTCGAGTTCGATCGTGATGATCGCCGGCTCGCAAGCTTCATTACATTCTGACGAAACCTGTGCACGAGTGGCGGCTGAGTTGGCCAGCCGAGGCTTGGGTCGCGTGCTGTTGGTCGATTCTGACTTTAACGGACGTCGATTGACCAAAGCCAGCGGTATGAGTGCTCAGGGCGGACTGAGCGAAGTCATGAACATCGCCTATCCGTGGCGTGACGCCGTTTTAAAAAGCGGTTCGTCGAAACTTGATTTTATGGCGGCCGGAAGTTGTCCGCACAAGCGTTGGACGCCGAAGTCGCAGCTGCGCGAGGCCATCGCTGAAATCCGCAGCGAGTATCAGTTCGTGTGCGTGAGCGTCGGTGACGCGCACAGCTCGGCATCTTCGCTGTGGTCAGAAATGTCCGACGGCGCGTTCCTGGTTGTCAGCGCAACACAAAGCTGCGACGCGGTTGCCGAATCAGCGGTCAGCCAAATGCGCGACGACGGTGCCAGACTGGTCGGTTGCATCGTGGCCGACGTCGTCCCCGGCGTCCAATGA
- the udk gene encoding uridine kinase, which translates to MDKQTFVIAIAGASGSGKSSLAHRLEQELQPWFSVSVLNEDAYYRKQDGLTLSERKQTNYDHPNAIEESLLVEQLQELKAGKSVSVPVYDYTTHDRSDATVEVGPCQILIVEGILLLHREAVREIVDLAVYIDVPESVCLERRIKRDVAQRGRTRESVLAQYEKTVGPMYRQFVAPSKIYADLVVENDSNRETAIERLLGELRSRIDMDHVDVG; encoded by the coding sequence TTGGACAAGCAAACGTTCGTGATCGCGATCGCCGGAGCATCAGGTTCCGGTAAATCATCGTTGGCTCATCGACTGGAACAGGAACTTCAGCCCTGGTTCTCGGTCTCTGTACTCAACGAAGATGCGTACTACCGGAAGCAGGATGGGCTGACGCTGTCGGAGCGAAAGCAGACCAACTACGACCACCCGAACGCGATCGAAGAATCGTTACTGGTGGAACAGTTGCAAGAATTGAAGGCCGGTAAGTCCGTCAGCGTTCCGGTATACGATTACACGACGCATGATCGCAGTGACGCCACCGTTGAAGTCGGTCCGTGCCAGATATTGATCGTGGAAGGGATTCTGTTGTTGCATCGCGAGGCCGTTCGCGAGATCGTGGATCTGGCCGTTTATATCGATGTGCCCGAATCGGTTTGTCTGGAACGACGCATCAAACGGGATGTCGCTCAGCGAGGCCGGACTCGCGAATCTGTGCTGGCCCAATATGAAAAAACGGTCGGTCCGATGTACCGGCAGTTCGTCGCACCATCGAAAATCTATGCAGATCTGGTGGTGGAAAACGATTCAAACAGGGAAACTGCGATTGAGCGATTGTTGGGTGAGTTGCGGAGTCGGATCGATATGGATCACGTCGACGTTGGCTGA
- a CDS encoding class IV adenylate cyclase — MPTNIEIKFRVDDLDRIESNAAAIADRGPELLVQEDVFFNADSGRLKLRKFDDGSAELIAYHRSDSDSIRESRWYAYRTEDPASLQAALAMTVGQGVTVFKRRTLFLVGQTRVHLDRVESLGEFVELEVVLGDNDSQEHGLTIANELAQRLGLESAERISVAYADLLAANS; from the coding sequence ATGCCAACCAATATCGAAATCAAATTTCGCGTCGACGATTTGGATCGTATCGAATCGAACGCCGCAGCAATTGCGGACCGCGGTCCCGAGCTGCTTGTCCAGGAGGACGTTTTTTTTAACGCCGACAGCGGGCGTTTGAAGCTGCGTAAGTTCGACGACGGATCAGCGGAACTGATCGCCTATCATCGCTCCGATTCCGACTCAATCCGTGAAAGCCGATGGTACGCGTATCGGACTGAGGATCCTGCTTCGTTGCAGGCCGCTCTCGCGATGACGGTTGGCCAGGGCGTCACCGTGTTCAAACGTCGGACTCTTTTTCTGGTCGGCCAAACGCGCGTTCATCTCGATCGTGTCGAATCGTTGGGCGAGTTTGTCGAACTCGAGGTCGTTTTGGGCGACAACGATTCTCAGGAACACGGGCTAACGATTGCCAACGAACTGGCCCAACGTTTGGGGTTGGAGTCTGCGGAGCGGATTTCCGTCGCGTACGCCGATTTACTTGCTGCGAACTCGTGA